A region from the Candidatus Methylomirabilota bacterium genome encodes:
- a CDS encoding metalloregulator ArsR/SmtB family transcription factor, with the protein MKTLPLVRLQAREDHVEAFKALAHLSRLQIFFLLVRQAREVPAGEIQAALEIPGPTLSHHLDALRRAGLVRSRKEERFVYYSARPDTVSELVRLLTACC; encoded by the coding sequence GTGAAGACGCTCCCGCTCGTCCGGCTCCAGGCCCGCGAGGACCACGTCGAGGCGTTCAAGGCGCTCGCGCACCTCTCCCGGCTGCAGATCTTCTTCTTGCTCGTGCGCCAGGCGCGGGAGGTGCCCGCCGGGGAGATCCAGGCCGCGCTCGAGATCCCGGGCCCGACCCTCTCCCACCACCTCGACGCGCTGCGCCGGGCGGGGCTGGTCCGGAGCCGGAAGGAGGAGCGCTTCGTCTACTACTCGGCGCGCCCCGACACGGTCTCGGAGCTGGTCCGGCTCCTGACCGCCTGCTGC
- a CDS encoding ABC transporter substrate-binding protein, with amino-acid sequence MIIATRLVVLGFCVACTAPVWAGSSPTDQLRDYTDQVLKVLDDPALRPQDRRDAVRKIAAQIFDLGETARRALARHWQARTAAEREEFTHLFGDLLERTYIARIDQYGGEKVRYVAETVDGDHAVVRARVLTRKGSEVPVESRLLLRGDRWLIYDVLIENVSLIANYRAQFDKIIRTTSFDELMKRLKTKREEFEAEGAPKPRG; translated from the coding sequence GTGATCATCGCGACACGACTCGTCGTCCTGGGCTTCTGCGTCGCCTGCACGGCGCCGGTCTGGGCCGGCTCGTCGCCGACCGACCAGCTCCGCGACTACACGGACCAGGTCCTCAAGGTGCTCGACGACCCGGCGCTCCGCCCCCAGGACCGGCGCGACGCGGTACGCAAGATCGCCGCCCAGATCTTCGACCTCGGCGAGACGGCGAGGCGCGCGCTCGCGCGTCACTGGCAGGCGCGGACGGCCGCCGAGCGGGAGGAGTTCACCCACCTCTTCGGCGACCTCCTCGAGCGCACGTACATCGCCCGGATCGACCAGTACGGCGGCGAGAAGGTCCGCTACGTCGCCGAGACCGTGGACGGCGACCACGCCGTCGTGCGCGCGAGGGTCCTCACCAGGAAGGGGAGCGAGGTCCCGGTCGAGTCGCGGCTGCTCCTGCGCGGCGATCGCTGGCTGATCTACGACGTCCTGATCGAGAACGTGAGCCTCATCGCCAACTACCGCGCCCAGTTCGACAAGATCATCCGGACCACCTCGTTCGACGAGCTCATGAAGCGCCTCAAGACCAAGCGCGAGGAGTTCGAGGCCGAGGGCGCCCCCAAGCCCCGGGGTTGA